A DNA window from Macadamia integrifolia cultivar HAES 741 chromosome 4, SCU_Mint_v3, whole genome shotgun sequence contains the following coding sequences:
- the LOC122077398 gene encoding E3 ubiquitin-protein ligase BAH1-like has protein sequence MEIRFPSLSCAIFDSVKLDIDLTCSVCLDTVFDPVSLTCGHIFCYMCACSAASVSIVDGLKSTDHKAKCPLCREARVFEGFVFLEELNILLSRSCHEYWEERLRTERRERMKQAKEHWESQCRAFVGV, from the exons ATGGAAATTCGGTTTCCATCACTCTCTTGTGCGATCTTTGATTCAGTGAAGCTCGATATTGATCTTACTTGTTCTGTATGCTTG GACACAGTGTTTGATCCAGTGTCTCTCACATGTGGCCATATCTTCTGCTACATGTGTGCATGCTCTGCAGCATCAGTAAGCATCGTGGATGGCCTAAAGTCTACAGACCATAAAGCAAAATGCCCTCTATGTCGAGAG GCTAGAGTTTTTGAAGGTTTTGTATTTTTGGAGGAGCTTAACATTTTATTAAGTCGCAG TTGCCATGAATATTGGGAGGAACGGCTTCGaacagaaagaagagagaggatgaAGCAGGCAAAGGAGCACTGGGAATCCCAATGTCGAGCTTTCGTTGGAGTCTGA
- the LOC122077409 gene encoding WAT1-related protein At3g28050-like — MESKPVFYDVVPFVVMVIVECIEVGMTTVSKAAMLRGMSHYVFIFYYNTLATLILLPSFLLTRNKRPPLTFSILYRFFLLGLIGVCLRQIFAYTGVGLSSPTLASALGNLIPAFTFILAVIFRMEKVDLRRESSRARVMGTIASVGGAFIVTLYKGPPIMLIEGTPTGTLDPSDQLPNLQYSSEPSSSSWVIGGFFIILTCICSALWNILQAATVKEYKDEATIIFLNSFFGTIQCGVVSLFVERDISAWIIKPDIELFAILYCGIMGGAVVTAAVTWCLSKKGPIYVAMYKPIGIVIAVIMGIIFLGDVLHFGSVIGAVIIVIGFYAVMWGQAKEEKIVDEENGGVSDHCGTPTLRDPLMPVIFF, encoded by the exons atggaatcGAAGCCAGTTTTTTACGACGTGGTTCCCTTTGTGGTGATGGTGATTGTGGAGTGCATCGAAGTGGGCATGACCACAGTAAGTAAAGCGGCCATGTTAAGAGGGATGAGCCACTATGTCTTCATCTTCTATTACAATACACTCGCTACCCtcatccttcttccttcttttctcctcaccag AAACAAGAGGCCTCCTCTCACCTTCTCCATCCTTTATAGATTCTTCCTCCTGGGCTTGATTGG GGTATGTTTGAGGCAGATCTTCGCGTACACTGGTGTGGGTTTGAGCTCTCCGACACTTGCATCGGCGTTGGGAAATCTCATCCCAGCTTTCACTTTCATCCTCGCCGTCATTTTCAG GATGGAGAAGGTAGATTTGAGAAGGGAAAGCAGTCGAGCAAGAGTAATGGGGACCATAGCTTCCGTAGGAGGAGCATTCATAGTGACTCTATACAAGGGCCCACCAATCATGTTGATCGAAGGGACACCGACAGGAACTTTGGACCCATCTGATCAACTACCAAATCTTCAGTACTCCTCAGAACCAAGCTCATCTAGTTGGGTCATCGGAGGGTTTTTCATTATACTCACTTGTATCTGCTCTGCTCTTTGGAATATACTTCAG GCAGCAACTGTGAAGGAGTACAAAGATGAGGCGACCATAATATTTTTGAACAGCTTCTTTGGGACCATCCAATGTGGTGTGGTCTCTCTTTTCGTAGAAAGGGATATTAGTGCTTGGATAATCAAGCCTGATATCGAATTATTTGCTATTCTCTACTGT ggtataATGGGGGGAGCAGTGGTGACTGCAGCGGTGACGTGGTGCTTAAGCAAGAAGGGACCTATATATGTCGCCATGTACAAGCCTATTGGGATCGTTATTGCAGTTATCATGGGAATTATCTTCCTTGGTGATGTTCTTCATTTtggaag TGTGATCGGAGCAGTGATCATAGTTATTGGGTTTTATGCTGTGATGTGGGGACAAgccaaagaggaaaaaatagtTGACGAAGAAAATGGTGGTGTTTCAGATCACTGTGGAACACCCACTCTAAGGGACCCTCTTATGCCAGTTATATTTTTTTGA
- the LOC122075477 gene encoding extensin-like — protein sequence MDLSDDYEEEFADALPAPPPFTPYPMPVPYAAPPPPMPISSPTPQPVPPPFTPAPSQPPKTIHTIITPSENALSEYFTNLTITDPLSSFMNEGPRPTAPHVSEMDDDPEIHNPEDPPRPSPVPPPTPYTPYQNQDPKQFFTLDDMPVPKWASRIADFHAWINVELLHEGASTVTV from the coding sequence ATGGATCTCAGTGATGATTATGAAGAAGAATTTGCAGATGCCTTACCAGCACCTCCCCCATTTACCCCTTATCCTATGCCTGTCCCTTATGCAGCACCTCCCCCACCGATGCCAATATCTTCTCCTACTCCCCAGCCTGTTCCTCCACCGTTTACCCCTGCACCTTCCCAACCACCTAAAACCATTCATACCATCATTACCCCCTCAGAGAATGCTTTATCTGAGTATTTTACAAACCTTACTATTACTgatcctctttcctctttcatgaatgaaggaccACGTCCTACTGCTCCTCATGTTTCAGAAATGGATGATGACCCTGAAATACATAACCCTGAGGATCCTCCAAGACCAAGCCCTGTTCCACCACCTACACCTTACACCCCATACCAAAACCAAGATCCTAAACAATTTTTCACCTTGGATGATATGCCCGTTCCTAAGTGGGCATCAAGAATTGCAGATTTTCATGCATGGATTAATGTAGAACTACTTCATGAAGGAGCCTCTACAGTCACAGTTTAG